A single genomic interval of Daucus carota subsp. sativus chromosome 1, DH1 v3.0, whole genome shotgun sequence harbors:
- the LOC108204584 gene encoding uncharacterized protein LOC108204584 isoform X1 produces MSKDDDESWRLFTSEDMIQGYKPKSVRKRKKYSEKENVSGNSANRFTYPLSPLSVNRHDATLPTLPSPLTLNSSTLSSGHGGLRKRAAFKKTPENTLNSTRSPLCNITNIMETNPTRPSPLTLNSVSLSAGHGDLHNRSDFTKTPDNKFNSTRTPLSNITNIVDNDRPKITRSYRGRNLFAEASSQSLHNSKYLRDDDIECSVVQDPVLSDDSDGDHISGASSTDEDYIPGMDIDSDTDSEQVTTAFKNRIVPKEYVSLGSPESICSKCNARMWKEERVNKQVTKGLPIFSICCRKGDVKLQPAPRTPAYLLQLYNNKESSPHFQRSIRLYNAMFAFTSTGGNVDHSINNGRGPYVYRLNGQNHHVFGQLIPDDGHEPKYCQLYIYDTANEVNNRLRWVNVEDQKTVDKDVVEGLIQMLDQSNELVAKFRMARDRFENHDFVDLKVELKICRSQSGRENHISSSDEVAGIMVGTTDNTTPDRDIIVEKKLGGLQRISYIHPKLMALQYPLLFPDGEDGYHNRIPFQSAEKGSNKEKDMISMKDYYSYKFQVRENEGMTPRLGGRLYQQYMVDAFSTIEQTRLWWFRTHQTILRNELYTHISDSVRKGDANATNVGKGIILPAGYVGSKRYMQQNFQDALAVCRHVGHPDVFLTMTCNSMWDEIQRMMNFVPGCIPANCPDIISRVFRLKLEQLTNDIKKKGHFGKCIGVMYVVEFQKRGLPHVHMLIWLDAPSKKYLKENVDKFVSAEIPDPLIDPEGCAAVKAYMMHGPCGLQNPKSPCMKNFKCIRHFPKKYSSQTVFDDSGFPLYMRRKSNISVNVGKADLDNRWVVPYNRELLVKYQCHMNIEICCHARSIKYLFKYCLKGHDTATVEITGRRKKKQTDGADQPVDEIQAYFDGRYVCGAEAAYRIFGFPIHYRSLSVERLPFHLPGQKSCTFRATEKLEKVLERENERLSKLEAFFLLNKFDLKARSYTYDEIPQHYVWNDLARRWTIRKRGTQIGRLSYTHHSSGEVWYLRMLLTKVRGPTSFEDIRTVNGVLCQTFRDACKEYGLLDDDKEWHDVLDQCSVGGLPPQIRQLFVHIIVNCKVTDLASLWDKHWKQMVDDILLKRRLLSENQNLILNDKQLQFYALAEIDDLLRAIGKSLKNFSQLPQPPLSYLHHGTNNLIIEETSYNLSEMKCQHDSLIAQCNEEQISVYKAVLSSIESNQGGLFFVYGSGGCGKTFLWRTLIAKLRSAGDIVLPVASSGIAATLMPGGRTAHSRFKIPIVLDDYSLCNIGHNSDIAELIKQTKLIIWDEAPMQHRYAFECLDRSLKDIMKSVDPARALLPFGGITVVLGGDFRQILPVISQGDRAEIVSACITRSRLWSICKIFLLTKNMRLNEGKSEKEVEELLQFAKWVLDAGDGKLEAPDKELFPSAKEDDILIPPQFCAKEQENSVDNMIASTFPNFVEKCKDAKYLSERAILTPTNQTVSNLNSAIVQNLPGESFSYYSVDSAEDFGGTEDDLNSAFPIEYLNSMNVPGMPPHDLKLKVGVVVMLMRNLNQTLGLCNGTRMIITKCLKFCVECEVICGSFIGTRHFIPRMELCPSDTRLPYKLIRKQMPLQICYAMTINKSQGQSLLQVGLYLPKGVFTHGQYYVAISRVTSPQGLRIFIDDESGQPTNITANVVYKEVFYALPKT; encoded by the exons ATGTCAAAA GATGATGACGAATCGTGGCGCCTATTTACCTCGGAAGACATGATCCAAG GTTATAAACCAAAGAGTGTGAGGAAACGTAAGAAATATTCCGAGAAGGAGAATGTTTCAGGAAATTCGGCTAATCGTTTTACTTATCCTCTGTCTCCTTTGTCAGTTAACAGACATG ATGCAACACTTCCAACATTACCAAGTCCTTTGACTttaaattcatcaactttaagTTCAGGACATGGAG GTCTTCGGAAGAGGGCTGCGTTTAAAAAGACACCGGAGAATACATTGAACAGCACGAGGAGTCCGCTGTGTAACATAACTAACATAATGGAAACCAATCCAACAAGGCCAAGTCCTCTGACTTTAAATTCTGTGAGTTTAAGTGCAGGACATGGAG ATCTTCATAATAGAAGTGATTTTACGAAGACACCGGATAATAAATTCAACAGCACAAGAACCCCGCTGTCTAACATAACTAACATTGTGGATAATGATAGGCCAAAAATTACACGGTCATATCGAGGAAGAAACCTTTTTGCTGAAGCCTCTTCACAGAGTCTACACAATAGCAAATATCTCCGTGACGATGACATAG AGTGTTCGGTAGTACAAGATCCAGTTCTTTCTGATGATTCTGATGGTGATCATATAAGTG GTGCCTCAAGCACTGATGAAGACTATATACCTGGCATGGATATAGATTCTGATACTG ATTCTGAACAGGTCACCACTGCATTTAAAAACAGAATTGTACCAAAGGAATATGTCAGCCTTGGTAGTCCCGAGTCTATATGTTCTAAATGCAATGCACGCATGTGGAAAGAGGAACGCGTTAATAAGCAAGTCACAAAAGGACTCCCAATTTTCAGTATATGTTGCAGGAAGGGTGATGTTAAGCTTCAACCGGCTCCTCGAACACCGGCATACTTACTGCAACTATATAACAACAAAGAGTCAAGTCCTCATTTCCAGCGCAGCATACGCCTGTACAATGCAATGTTTGCATTTACATCTACCGGCGGAAACGTGGACCACTCTATCAATAATGGCAGAGGGCCTTATGTGTATAGACTTAATGGTCAGAACCACCATGTCTTCGGACAGTTGATACCTGATGATGGCCATGAGCCGAAGTATTGTCAACTCTACATTTATGACACTGCAAATGAAGTCAACAATCGCCTTCGCTGGGTAAATGTAGAGGATCAGAAAACTGTTGACAAAGATGTTGTTGAAGGTCTTATACAGATGTTGGATCAGTCAAATGAATTGGTTGCCAAGTTCCGTATGGCACGAGATCGGTTCGAGAATCATGACTTTGTTGATTTGAAGGTAGAGTTGAAAATATGCAGATCACAAAGTGGTAGAGAGAACCATATATCATCTTCTGACGAGGTTGCCGGAATAATGGTTGGCACAACTGATAATACCACTCCTGATCGTGATATTATAGTTGAAAAGAAGTTAGGTGGATTGCAGAGAATATCATATATTCATCCAAAGCTTATGGCGCTACAATATCCTCTGCTTTTTCCAGATGGTGAGGACGGTTACCACAACAGAATTCCTTTTCAAAGTGCAGAGAAAGGTTCTAACAAAGAAAAAGATATGATCTCCATGAAGGACTATTACTCCTACAAATTCCAAGTTAGAGAGAATGAAG GCATGACTCCAAGGTTAGGAGGAAGACTTTATCAGCAATACATGGTGGACGCTTTTTCCACCATTGAGCAGACTCGGTTATGGTGGTTTCGTACTCACCAAACCATACTCCGGAATGAACTATACACGCACATTTCTGATTCTGTTAGGAAAGGAGATGCGAATGCCACCAACGTCGGTAAAGGCATAATACTCCCAGCTGGATATGTTGGCTCCAAAAGGTATATGCAACAGAATTTCCAGGATGCATTGGCTGTTTGTCGTCATGTTGGCCATCCTGATGTTTTTTTGACGATGACATGTAATTCCATGTGGGATGAAATTCAAAGGATGATGAATTTTGTGCCCGGATGCATTCCTGCTAACTGTCCGGATATAATATCTCGGGTTTTCCGATTGAAATTGGAACAGTTAACTAATGATATTAAGAAGAAAGGTCACTTTGGGAAATGTATTGGAG TGATGTATGTTGTCGAGTTTCAAAAAAGAGGACTGCCCCATGTACATATGTTAATCTGGCTTGATGCACCATCAAAAAAGTATCTCAAGGAAAATGTCGACAAGTTCGTTTCAGCTGAAATTCCAGATCCTTTGATTGATCCTGAAGGTTGTGCAGCAGTCAAGGCGTATATGATGCATGGTCCATGTGGATTGCAAAATCCAAAATCTCCTTGCATGAAGAATTTCAAATGtatacgccactttcccaaaaA GTACAGCTCACAGACTGTGTTTGATGACAGTGGCTTCCCACTTTATATGCGGCGCAAATCAAACATCAGTGTTAATGTTGGCAAGGCTGATCTTGACAATCGATGGGTTGTCCCATATAACCGCGAGCTTTTGGTAAAATACCAATGTCATATGAACATTGAGATATGCTGCCATGCACGTAGTATAAAATATCTATTCAAATATTGCCTCAAAGGTCACGACACTGCCACAGTCGAAATCACTGGACGTCGCAAGAAAAAGCAAACTGATGGTGCTGACCAGCCTGTTGATGAAATTCAAGCATATTTTGATGGTAGATATGTATGCGGCGCTGAAGCAGCATATCGAATTTTTGGATTTCCAATACATTATAGGTCTCTGTCTGTTGAGCGCCTCCCATTTCATTTGCCCGGTCAGAAAAGCTGCACCTTTCGTGCAACTGAAAAGCTTGAGAAAGTGCTAGAGCGTGAAAATGAAAGGCTTAGCAAGCTGGAAGCTTTTTTCTTGCTGAACAAGTTTGATTTGAAGGCACGTTCTTACACATATGATGAAATCCCACAGCATTATGTGTGGAACGATTTGGCGAGAAGGTGGACTATTAGGAAAAGAGGAACTCAGATTGGGCGTCTGTCTTACACTCATCATAGCAGTGGGGAAGTGTGGTACTTGCGCATGCTATTGACAAAAGTTCGAGGTCCGACATCATTCGAAGACATTAGAACTGTCAATGGTGTACTCTGTCAGACATTTCGGGATGCATGTAAAGAATACGGATTGCTCGATGATGACAAAGAATGGCATGATGTTTTAGACCAATGTTCTGTTGGTGGATTGCCTCCGCAAATACGCCAACTGTTTGTACACATTATTGTTAATTGCAAAGTGACTGATTTGGCGTCTTTGTGGGATAAACATTGGAAGCAGATGGTAGATGACATTCTTTTGAAGCGAAGATTACTAAGTGAAAATCAGAATCTCATTCTTAATGATAAGCAGCTCCAGTTCTACGCCCTTGCAG AAATTGATGACCTGCTGCGTGCAATTGGCAAAAGTTTGAAGAATTTTTCCCAACTGCCACAACCACCTCTAAGTTACCTGCATCACGGAACTAATAACTTGATAATTGAAGAGACAAGCTACAACCTCTCAGAGATGAAATGTCAACACGATAGTCTAATTGCACAGTGCAACGAAGAACAAATTAGTGTTTATAAAGCTGTCTTATCTTCAATTGAGTCCAATCAAGGTGGATTATTCTTTGTGTATGGCAGCGGTGGCTGTGGAAAAACCTTTCTATGGAGAACACTAATAGCTAAACTACGATCTGCTGGTGACATTGTTCTTCCAGTGGCCTCATCTGGCATTGCTGCTACACTCATGCCTGGTGGTCGTACCGCGCACTCGCGCTTCAAAATTCCCATAGTGCTTGATGACTATTCGCTATGCAACATTGGCCATAATTCGGACATTGCTGAGCTTATTAAGCAGACCAAGCTAATAATATGGGATGAAGCACCCATGCAACATAGGTACGCTTTTGAATGTTTGGACAGGTCGTTGAAGGATATAATGAAATCAGTTGATCCTGCGCGTGCTCTTTTGCCATTTGGTGGTATAACTGTTGTTCTAGGCGGTGATTTTAGGCAGATACTACCTGTCATTTCCCAAGGAGATCGAGCTGAGATAGTTTCAGCATGTATCACAAGATCACGTCTGTGGTCAATTTGCAAGATTTTTCTCCTGACCAAAAATATGCGTCTTAATGAAGGAAAATCTGAGAAAGAAGTCGAGGAACTCCTGCAGTTTGCCAAGTGGGTTCTCGATGCAGGTGATGGAAAGTTGGAGGCTCCCGACAAGGAATTATTTCCATCTGCCAAAGAAGACGACATATTGATTCCACCTCAATTCTGTGCAAAAGAACAGGAAAACTCTGTTGACAATATGATTGCAAGCACTTTTCCTAATTTTGTTGAAAAATGCAAAGATGCCAAATATTTGAGTGAGCGAGCCATTCTAACTCCTACAAATCAAACTGTAAGTAATCTTAACTCTGCCATAGTTCAGAATTTGCCAGGTGAGTCATTTTCATATTACAGTGTAGATAGTGCTGAGGATTTTGGTGGAACCGAAGATGATTTAAACTCGGCTttcccaattgaatatctcaaTTCAATGAATGTTCCTGGAATGCCACCACATGATCTTAAATTGAAAGTGGGAGTCGTTGTCATGTTGATGAGAAACTTGAACCAAACGTTAGGTCTGTGTAACGGCACACGGATGATCATTACCAAATGTCTGAAGTTTTGCGTTGAGTGTGAAGTTATATGTGGTTCTTTCATTGGAACACGTCATTTTATCCCGCGGATGGAGTTGTGTCCAAGCGATACTAGGCTGCCTTACAAGCTGATTCGTAAACAAATGCCACTGCAAATATGCTACGCCATGACTATTAATAAATCCCAAGGTCAGTCACTTTTACAAGTTGGATTATATCTGCCTAAAGGCGTATTTACGCATGGTCAGTACTATGTGGCAATTAGTAGAGTAACCTCTCCTCAAGGACTAAGAATTTTCATCGACGATGAGAGTGGCCAGCCTACTAATATAACTGCTAATGTTGTGTACAAAGAGGTTTTCTACGCCTTGCCAAAGACCTAG
- the LOC108204584 gene encoding uncharacterized protein LOC108204584 isoform X2 has translation MIQGYKPKSVRKRKKYSEKENVSGNSANRFTYPLSPLSVNRHDATLPTLPSPLTLNSSTLSSGHGGLRKRAAFKKTPENTLNSTRSPLCNITNIMETNPTRPSPLTLNSVSLSAGHGDLHNRSDFTKTPDNKFNSTRTPLSNITNIVDNDRPKITRSYRGRNLFAEASSQSLHNSKYLRDDDIECSVVQDPVLSDDSDGDHISGASSTDEDYIPGMDIDSDTDSEQVTTAFKNRIVPKEYVSLGSPESICSKCNARMWKEERVNKQVTKGLPIFSICCRKGDVKLQPAPRTPAYLLQLYNNKESSPHFQRSIRLYNAMFAFTSTGGNVDHSINNGRGPYVYRLNGQNHHVFGQLIPDDGHEPKYCQLYIYDTANEVNNRLRWVNVEDQKTVDKDVVEGLIQMLDQSNELVAKFRMARDRFENHDFVDLKVELKICRSQSGRENHISSSDEVAGIMVGTTDNTTPDRDIIVEKKLGGLQRISYIHPKLMALQYPLLFPDGEDGYHNRIPFQSAEKGSNKEKDMISMKDYYSYKFQVRENEGMTPRLGGRLYQQYMVDAFSTIEQTRLWWFRTHQTILRNELYTHISDSVRKGDANATNVGKGIILPAGYVGSKRYMQQNFQDALAVCRHVGHPDVFLTMTCNSMWDEIQRMMNFVPGCIPANCPDIISRVFRLKLEQLTNDIKKKGHFGKCIGVMYVVEFQKRGLPHVHMLIWLDAPSKKYLKENVDKFVSAEIPDPLIDPEGCAAVKAYMMHGPCGLQNPKSPCMKNFKCIRHFPKKYSSQTVFDDSGFPLYMRRKSNISVNVGKADLDNRWVVPYNRELLVKYQCHMNIEICCHARSIKYLFKYCLKGHDTATVEITGRRKKKQTDGADQPVDEIQAYFDGRYVCGAEAAYRIFGFPIHYRSLSVERLPFHLPGQKSCTFRATEKLEKVLERENERLSKLEAFFLLNKFDLKARSYTYDEIPQHYVWNDLARRWTIRKRGTQIGRLSYTHHSSGEVWYLRMLLTKVRGPTSFEDIRTVNGVLCQTFRDACKEYGLLDDDKEWHDVLDQCSVGGLPPQIRQLFVHIIVNCKVTDLASLWDKHWKQMVDDILLKRRLLSENQNLILNDKQLQFYALAEIDDLLRAIGKSLKNFSQLPQPPLSYLHHGTNNLIIEETSYNLSEMKCQHDSLIAQCNEEQISVYKAVLSSIESNQGGLFFVYGSGGCGKTFLWRTLIAKLRSAGDIVLPVASSGIAATLMPGGRTAHSRFKIPIVLDDYSLCNIGHNSDIAELIKQTKLIIWDEAPMQHRYAFECLDRSLKDIMKSVDPARALLPFGGITVVLGGDFRQILPVISQGDRAEIVSACITRSRLWSICKIFLLTKNMRLNEGKSEKEVEELLQFAKWVLDAGDGKLEAPDKELFPSAKEDDILIPPQFCAKEQENSVDNMIASTFPNFVEKCKDAKYLSERAILTPTNQTVSNLNSAIVQNLPGESFSYYSVDSAEDFGGTEDDLNSAFPIEYLNSMNVPGMPPHDLKLKVGVVVMLMRNLNQTLGLCNGTRMIITKCLKFCVECEVICGSFIGTRHFIPRMELCPSDTRLPYKLIRKQMPLQICYAMTINKSQGQSLLQVGLYLPKGVFTHGQYYVAISRVTSPQGLRIFIDDESGQPTNITANVVYKEVFYALPKT, from the exons ATGATCCAAG GTTATAAACCAAAGAGTGTGAGGAAACGTAAGAAATATTCCGAGAAGGAGAATGTTTCAGGAAATTCGGCTAATCGTTTTACTTATCCTCTGTCTCCTTTGTCAGTTAACAGACATG ATGCAACACTTCCAACATTACCAAGTCCTTTGACTttaaattcatcaactttaagTTCAGGACATGGAG GTCTTCGGAAGAGGGCTGCGTTTAAAAAGACACCGGAGAATACATTGAACAGCACGAGGAGTCCGCTGTGTAACATAACTAACATAATGGAAACCAATCCAACAAGGCCAAGTCCTCTGACTTTAAATTCTGTGAGTTTAAGTGCAGGACATGGAG ATCTTCATAATAGAAGTGATTTTACGAAGACACCGGATAATAAATTCAACAGCACAAGAACCCCGCTGTCTAACATAACTAACATTGTGGATAATGATAGGCCAAAAATTACACGGTCATATCGAGGAAGAAACCTTTTTGCTGAAGCCTCTTCACAGAGTCTACACAATAGCAAATATCTCCGTGACGATGACATAG AGTGTTCGGTAGTACAAGATCCAGTTCTTTCTGATGATTCTGATGGTGATCATATAAGTG GTGCCTCAAGCACTGATGAAGACTATATACCTGGCATGGATATAGATTCTGATACTG ATTCTGAACAGGTCACCACTGCATTTAAAAACAGAATTGTACCAAAGGAATATGTCAGCCTTGGTAGTCCCGAGTCTATATGTTCTAAATGCAATGCACGCATGTGGAAAGAGGAACGCGTTAATAAGCAAGTCACAAAAGGACTCCCAATTTTCAGTATATGTTGCAGGAAGGGTGATGTTAAGCTTCAACCGGCTCCTCGAACACCGGCATACTTACTGCAACTATATAACAACAAAGAGTCAAGTCCTCATTTCCAGCGCAGCATACGCCTGTACAATGCAATGTTTGCATTTACATCTACCGGCGGAAACGTGGACCACTCTATCAATAATGGCAGAGGGCCTTATGTGTATAGACTTAATGGTCAGAACCACCATGTCTTCGGACAGTTGATACCTGATGATGGCCATGAGCCGAAGTATTGTCAACTCTACATTTATGACACTGCAAATGAAGTCAACAATCGCCTTCGCTGGGTAAATGTAGAGGATCAGAAAACTGTTGACAAAGATGTTGTTGAAGGTCTTATACAGATGTTGGATCAGTCAAATGAATTGGTTGCCAAGTTCCGTATGGCACGAGATCGGTTCGAGAATCATGACTTTGTTGATTTGAAGGTAGAGTTGAAAATATGCAGATCACAAAGTGGTAGAGAGAACCATATATCATCTTCTGACGAGGTTGCCGGAATAATGGTTGGCACAACTGATAATACCACTCCTGATCGTGATATTATAGTTGAAAAGAAGTTAGGTGGATTGCAGAGAATATCATATATTCATCCAAAGCTTATGGCGCTACAATATCCTCTGCTTTTTCCAGATGGTGAGGACGGTTACCACAACAGAATTCCTTTTCAAAGTGCAGAGAAAGGTTCTAACAAAGAAAAAGATATGATCTCCATGAAGGACTATTACTCCTACAAATTCCAAGTTAGAGAGAATGAAG GCATGACTCCAAGGTTAGGAGGAAGACTTTATCAGCAATACATGGTGGACGCTTTTTCCACCATTGAGCAGACTCGGTTATGGTGGTTTCGTACTCACCAAACCATACTCCGGAATGAACTATACACGCACATTTCTGATTCTGTTAGGAAAGGAGATGCGAATGCCACCAACGTCGGTAAAGGCATAATACTCCCAGCTGGATATGTTGGCTCCAAAAGGTATATGCAACAGAATTTCCAGGATGCATTGGCTGTTTGTCGTCATGTTGGCCATCCTGATGTTTTTTTGACGATGACATGTAATTCCATGTGGGATGAAATTCAAAGGATGATGAATTTTGTGCCCGGATGCATTCCTGCTAACTGTCCGGATATAATATCTCGGGTTTTCCGATTGAAATTGGAACAGTTAACTAATGATATTAAGAAGAAAGGTCACTTTGGGAAATGTATTGGAG TGATGTATGTTGTCGAGTTTCAAAAAAGAGGACTGCCCCATGTACATATGTTAATCTGGCTTGATGCACCATCAAAAAAGTATCTCAAGGAAAATGTCGACAAGTTCGTTTCAGCTGAAATTCCAGATCCTTTGATTGATCCTGAAGGTTGTGCAGCAGTCAAGGCGTATATGATGCATGGTCCATGTGGATTGCAAAATCCAAAATCTCCTTGCATGAAGAATTTCAAATGtatacgccactttcccaaaaA GTACAGCTCACAGACTGTGTTTGATGACAGTGGCTTCCCACTTTATATGCGGCGCAAATCAAACATCAGTGTTAATGTTGGCAAGGCTGATCTTGACAATCGATGGGTTGTCCCATATAACCGCGAGCTTTTGGTAAAATACCAATGTCATATGAACATTGAGATATGCTGCCATGCACGTAGTATAAAATATCTATTCAAATATTGCCTCAAAGGTCACGACACTGCCACAGTCGAAATCACTGGACGTCGCAAGAAAAAGCAAACTGATGGTGCTGACCAGCCTGTTGATGAAATTCAAGCATATTTTGATGGTAGATATGTATGCGGCGCTGAAGCAGCATATCGAATTTTTGGATTTCCAATACATTATAGGTCTCTGTCTGTTGAGCGCCTCCCATTTCATTTGCCCGGTCAGAAAAGCTGCACCTTTCGTGCAACTGAAAAGCTTGAGAAAGTGCTAGAGCGTGAAAATGAAAGGCTTAGCAAGCTGGAAGCTTTTTTCTTGCTGAACAAGTTTGATTTGAAGGCACGTTCTTACACATATGATGAAATCCCACAGCATTATGTGTGGAACGATTTGGCGAGAAGGTGGACTATTAGGAAAAGAGGAACTCAGATTGGGCGTCTGTCTTACACTCATCATAGCAGTGGGGAAGTGTGGTACTTGCGCATGCTATTGACAAAAGTTCGAGGTCCGACATCATTCGAAGACATTAGAACTGTCAATGGTGTACTCTGTCAGACATTTCGGGATGCATGTAAAGAATACGGATTGCTCGATGATGACAAAGAATGGCATGATGTTTTAGACCAATGTTCTGTTGGTGGATTGCCTCCGCAAATACGCCAACTGTTTGTACACATTATTGTTAATTGCAAAGTGACTGATTTGGCGTCTTTGTGGGATAAACATTGGAAGCAGATGGTAGATGACATTCTTTTGAAGCGAAGATTACTAAGTGAAAATCAGAATCTCATTCTTAATGATAAGCAGCTCCAGTTCTACGCCCTTGCAG AAATTGATGACCTGCTGCGTGCAATTGGCAAAAGTTTGAAGAATTTTTCCCAACTGCCACAACCACCTCTAAGTTACCTGCATCACGGAACTAATAACTTGATAATTGAAGAGACAAGCTACAACCTCTCAGAGATGAAATGTCAACACGATAGTCTAATTGCACAGTGCAACGAAGAACAAATTAGTGTTTATAAAGCTGTCTTATCTTCAATTGAGTCCAATCAAGGTGGATTATTCTTTGTGTATGGCAGCGGTGGCTGTGGAAAAACCTTTCTATGGAGAACACTAATAGCTAAACTACGATCTGCTGGTGACATTGTTCTTCCAGTGGCCTCATCTGGCATTGCTGCTACACTCATGCCTGGTGGTCGTACCGCGCACTCGCGCTTCAAAATTCCCATAGTGCTTGATGACTATTCGCTATGCAACATTGGCCATAATTCGGACATTGCTGAGCTTATTAAGCAGACCAAGCTAATAATATGGGATGAAGCACCCATGCAACATAGGTACGCTTTTGAATGTTTGGACAGGTCGTTGAAGGATATAATGAAATCAGTTGATCCTGCGCGTGCTCTTTTGCCATTTGGTGGTATAACTGTTGTTCTAGGCGGTGATTTTAGGCAGATACTACCTGTCATTTCCCAAGGAGATCGAGCTGAGATAGTTTCAGCATGTATCACAAGATCACGTCTGTGGTCAATTTGCAAGATTTTTCTCCTGACCAAAAATATGCGTCTTAATGAAGGAAAATCTGAGAAAGAAGTCGAGGAACTCCTGCAGTTTGCCAAGTGGGTTCTCGATGCAGGTGATGGAAAGTTGGAGGCTCCCGACAAGGAATTATTTCCATCTGCCAAAGAAGACGACATATTGATTCCACCTCAATTCTGTGCAAAAGAACAGGAAAACTCTGTTGACAATATGATTGCAAGCACTTTTCCTAATTTTGTTGAAAAATGCAAAGATGCCAAATATTTGAGTGAGCGAGCCATTCTAACTCCTACAAATCAAACTGTAAGTAATCTTAACTCTGCCATAGTTCAGAATTTGCCAGGTGAGTCATTTTCATATTACAGTGTAGATAGTGCTGAGGATTTTGGTGGAACCGAAGATGATTTAAACTCGGCTttcccaattgaatatctcaaTTCAATGAATGTTCCTGGAATGCCACCACATGATCTTAAATTGAAAGTGGGAGTCGTTGTCATGTTGATGAGAAACTTGAACCAAACGTTAGGTCTGTGTAACGGCACACGGATGATCATTACCAAATGTCTGAAGTTTTGCGTTGAGTGTGAAGTTATATGTGGTTCTTTCATTGGAACACGTCATTTTATCCCGCGGATGGAGTTGTGTCCAAGCGATACTAGGCTGCCTTACAAGCTGATTCGTAAACAAATGCCACTGCAAATATGCTACGCCATGACTATTAATAAATCCCAAGGTCAGTCACTTTTACAAGTTGGATTATATCTGCCTAAAGGCGTATTTACGCATGGTCAGTACTATGTGGCAATTAGTAGAGTAACCTCTCCTCAAGGACTAAGAATTTTCATCGACGATGAGAGTGGCCAGCCTACTAATATAACTGCTAATGTTGTGTACAAAGAGGTTTTCTACGCCTTGCCAAAGACCTAG